A window of Selenomonas ruminantium subsp. lactilytica TAM6421 contains these coding sequences:
- a CDS encoding dihydroorotate dehydrogenase electron transfer subunit produces the protein MWAEVTTLPKALVDAEVILNRELVSGVYYLEVEAPKIAREAEPGQFVQLQIPDGAFTLRRPVGIAARNLQTGTVAFIYRTVGKGTAALAKVKTGAVINVLGPLGHGFAMTAKRPLLVGGGMGLSPLLFYASAMEGKADILMGGRSKQELFWEELYMPLVQEVFCTTDDGSYGQKGFTTAALPEILAKGDYDLVVACGPEIMMQGIAKIAHEHGIPCQVSLEKRMGCGLGACLSCSIDTTDGQRKKVCKDGPVFYAQEVFDLS, from the coding sequence ATGTGGGCGGAGGTGACGACCTTGCCTAAGGCTTTGGTGGATGCCGAGGTTATCCTGAACCGGGAACTGGTGAGCGGGGTGTACTACCTGGAGGTAGAAGCCCCCAAAATTGCCCGGGAGGCAGAGCCGGGACAGTTTGTCCAGCTGCAGATCCCCGATGGTGCCTTTACCCTGCGCCGTCCCGTGGGTATTGCCGCCCGCAATCTGCAGACGGGCACCGTGGCCTTTATCTACCGCACGGTGGGGAAGGGCACGGCGGCTTTGGCCAAGGTCAAGACCGGGGCTGTTATCAATGTGCTGGGGCCCTTGGGGCACGGCTTTGCTATGACGGCTAAGCGCCCCCTGCTGGTGGGGGGCGGCATGGGGCTTTCCCCGTTGCTGTTCTACGCCTCCGCCATGGAAGGCAAGGCCGATATCTTGATGGGGGGCCGCTCAAAGCAGGAGCTTTTCTGGGAAGAGCTATATATGCCGCTGGTGCAGGAGGTATTCTGCACCACGGATGATGGCTCTTATGGGCAGAAGGGCTTCACCACCGCGGCTTTGCCGGAAATCCTGGCCAAGGGTGATTACGACCTCGTTGTGGCCTGTGGCCCGGAAATCATGATGCAGGGCATCGCCAAGATTGCCCATGAGCATGGTATTCCCTGTCAGGTTTCTCTGGAAAAGCGCATGGGCTGCGGCCTTGGTGCCTGCCTGTCCTGTTCCATCGACACCACGGACGGCCAGCGCAAGAAGGTCTGCAAGGACGGCCCAGTATTCTATGCCCAGGAGGTGTTTGACCTGTCATGA
- the carB gene encoding carbamoyl-phosphate synthase large subunit, translating into MPKKENLKKVMVIGSGPIIIGQAAEFDYAGSQACRALKEEGLEVVLVNSNPATIMTDTHIADRVYIEPLTPEFLEEIIAKEKPDGLLATLGGQAGLNLAVQLAENGVLEKYNVELLGTPLSAIKQAEDRELFKETMEKLGEPIPESTIVEDVPSAVEFANGIGYPVIVRPAYTMGGTGGGIAENEEELIDIVIKGLNYSLIGQVLIERSVAGWKEIEYEVMRDGNDNCITVCNMENFDPVGVHTGDSIVVAPSQTLTDHEYQMLRSASLRIIRELGIEGGCNAQYALDPNSNRYYVIEVNPRVSRSSALASKATGYPIAKVSAKIAIGYTLDEITNAVTQKTKACFEPSLDYCVVKFPRWPFDKFVYADKTLGTQMKATGEVMSIDRHFEGAILKAVRSLEIGVHRLHMPKMADWDDERVKKNLARVNDERIFVIAEALRRGIATVDEIHNITKVDKWFINKLNNIAQVENQLAEDALTPSLMLAAKNVGLADVSIAEITGKTADEIRTTRKSMGVLPCYKMVDTCAAEFEAATPYYYSTFRGEQDEVEVSNKRKVIVLGSGPIRIGQGVEFDYCSVHSVWALKEMGIEAIIINNNPETVSTDFDISDRLYFEPLTTEDVLNIIDKEKPEGVIVQFGGQTAINLAASLQKAGVKVFGTSVDDIDRAEDRERFDEVLTQTQIPRPQGISVTNLEDAISGAERIGYPVMVRPSYVLGGRAMEIVYNEAELRDYMSRAVKVTPDHPVLVDRYMQGTEVEVDAISDGIDVLIPGIMEHVERAGVHSGDSIAVYPAQTLPSKVLYTIIDYTKRLAVALHVKGLLNIQFVVVNDEVFIIEVNPRSSRTVPFLSKVTDVKMVNLATRIALGASLKDVSDRTGLVPPKPYVAVKAPVFSFAKMTDVDIALGPEMKSTGEVMGIDYHYARALYKAIVGSGINVPTKGCVLFTVADKDKEEMKQLAKAFSELDFNIAATEGTAKAIKSMGIDVEVVGKVHERSSDIIEKIKTGKIHMVINTLTQGKHSLKDGFKIRRATVEHGIACLTSLDTAWEVMRVLSFMRERRLVYSLAIQDYVGGGDDLA; encoded by the coding sequence ATGCCAAAGAAGGAAAATCTCAAAAAAGTAATGGTAATTGGCTCAGGCCCCATCATCATCGGTCAGGCGGCGGAATTTGACTACGCCGGCTCCCAGGCCTGCCGTGCCCTCAAAGAAGAAGGGCTGGAAGTGGTGCTGGTAAACTCCAACCCCGCCACCATCATGACGGATACCCATATTGCCGACAGAGTATATATCGAACCGCTGACGCCGGAATTCCTGGAAGAGATCATCGCCAAGGAAAAACCGGATGGCCTGTTGGCTACTTTAGGTGGTCAGGCTGGTCTGAACCTGGCTGTACAGCTGGCAGAAAACGGCGTATTGGAAAAGTACAATGTGGAACTTCTGGGTACGCCATTGTCGGCCATCAAGCAGGCAGAAGATAGAGAACTCTTCAAGGAAACCATGGAAAAGCTCGGCGAACCTATCCCGGAAAGCACCATCGTTGAAGATGTGCCCAGCGCCGTGGAGTTTGCCAACGGTATCGGTTATCCCGTTATCGTGCGCCCGGCCTACACCATGGGCGGTACTGGCGGTGGTATTGCCGAGAACGAAGAAGAACTTATCGATATCGTCATCAAGGGGCTCAATTACTCCCTGATTGGCCAGGTGCTCATCGAGCGCAGTGTGGCCGGCTGGAAGGAAATCGAGTATGAAGTCATGCGGGACGGCAATGACAACTGCATCACCGTCTGCAACATGGAAAACTTCGATCCCGTGGGCGTGCATACCGGTGACTCCATCGTCGTGGCTCCGTCCCAGACGCTCACGGATCATGAATATCAGATGCTGCGCAGCGCTTCTTTGCGCATTATCCGCGAGCTGGGCATCGAGGGCGGCTGTAACGCCCAGTATGCGCTGGATCCCAACAGCAACCGCTATTATGTAATCGAGGTTAACCCCCGTGTAAGCCGTTCTTCGGCCCTGGCTTCCAAGGCTACGGGTTACCCCATCGCCAAGGTTTCCGCCAAGATCGCCATTGGCTACACCCTGGATGAAATCACCAACGCCGTCACCCAGAAGACCAAGGCCTGCTTTGAGCCGTCCCTGGACTACTGCGTGGTGAAATTCCCCCGTTGGCCCTTTGACAAGTTTGTCTATGCGGACAAGACCCTGGGCACTCAGATGAAGGCTACCGGCGAGGTTATGAGCATTGACCGTCATTTCGAAGGCGCCATCCTCAAGGCTGTGCGTTCGCTGGAGATCGGTGTACATCGTCTCCATATGCCCAAGATGGCTGATTGGGATGATGAGCGTGTCAAGAAGAACCTGGCCCGCGTCAATGACGAGCGTATCTTTGTGATTGCTGAAGCCCTGCGCCGGGGCATTGCCACGGTGGATGAAATCCACAACATTACCAAAGTGGACAAGTGGTTTATCAATAAGCTCAACAATATCGCTCAGGTGGAAAACCAGCTGGCTGAGGATGCTCTGACGCCGAGCCTGATGCTGGCAGCCAAGAATGTGGGCCTTGCTGATGTATCCATCGCGGAAATCACGGGCAAGACGGCAGACGAGATCCGCACCACCCGCAAGAGCATGGGCGTACTGCCCTGCTACAAGATGGTCGATACCTGTGCCGCTGAGTTCGAAGCTGCTACGCCGTATTACTACTCCACCTTCCGCGGGGAGCAGGACGAAGTAGAAGTTTCCAACAAGCGCAAGGTCATCGTGCTGGGTTCCGGCCCCATCCGCATCGGTCAGGGTGTGGAATTTGACTATTGCTCCGTACATTCTGTCTGGGCGCTGAAGGAAATGGGCATTGAAGCCATCATCATCAACAACAACCCGGAAACCGTATCCACGGACTTCGATATCTCTGATAGACTGTATTTCGAACCGCTGACCACCGAGGATGTGCTGAACATCATCGACAAGGAAAAGCCCGAAGGGGTTATCGTCCAGTTTGGCGGCCAGACCGCCATCAACCTGGCGGCTTCCCTGCAGAAGGCTGGCGTCAAGGTCTTCGGTACTTCCGTTGACGATATCGATAGGGCAGAGGATAGAGAGCGCTTCGATGAAGTGCTGACACAGACTCAGATTCCCCGTCCCCAGGGCATCAGCGTCACGAATCTCGAAGACGCCATTAGCGGTGCGGAACGCATCGGCTATCCCGTCATGGTACGTCCTTCCTACGTACTGGGCGGCCGGGCCATGGAAATCGTCTACAACGAAGCAGAGCTTCGCGACTATATGAGCCGGGCCGTCAAGGTTACGCCGGATCATCCGGTGTTAGTGGACCGCTACATGCAGGGCACGGAAGTGGAAGTGGATGCTATCTCCGACGGCATCGATGTGCTGATCCCGGGCATTATGGAACATGTGGAGCGGGCCGGCGTTCACTCCGGCGACAGTATCGCCGTATATCCGGCCCAGACACTGCCCTCCAAGGTGCTCTACACCATCATCGACTACACCAAGCGGCTGGCGGTGGCCCTGCATGTCAAAGGCCTGCTGAATATCCAGTTCGTCGTGGTCAACGATGAGGTCTTCATTATCGAAGTGAACCCCCGTTCCAGCCGTACGGTGCCCTTCCTGTCCAAGGTAACGGATGTGAAGATGGTCAATCTGGCCACCCGCATCGCGCTGGGCGCATCCCTGAAGGATGTCAGCGACCGCACGGGGCTGGTGCCGCCGAAACCCTATGTGGCAGTTAAGGCGCCGGTATTCTCCTTCGCCAAGATGACGGACGTGGATATCGCCCTTGGCCCCGAAATGAAATCCACGGGTGAGGTCATGGGCATTGACTATCACTATGCAAGAGCCCTCTACAAGGCCATTGTGGGTTCCGGCATCAATGTGCCCACCAAGGGATGCGTCCTCTTCACCGTAGCCGATAAGGACAAGGAAGAGATGAAACAGCTGGCCAAGGCCTTCTCGGAGCTGGACTTCAATATCGCTGCCACGGAAGGTACCGCCAAGGCCATCAAGTCCATGGGCATCGATGTGGAAGTGGTGGGCAAGGTGCATGAGCGCAGCTCCGACATCATCGAGAAGATCAAGACCGGCAAGATTCATATGGTTATCAATACTTTAACGCAGGGCAAACATTCCCTGAAGGATGGTTTCAAGATCCGCCGGGCCACCGTAGAGCATGGCATTGCCTGCCTGACCTCGCTGGATACTGCCTGGGAAGTAATGCGGGTGCTGTCCTTTATGCGGGAGCGCCGTCTGGTTTACTCCCTGGCCATCCAGGATTATGTGGGCGGAGGTGACGACCTTGCCTAA
- the carA gene encoding glutamine-hydrolyzing carbamoyl-phosphate synthase small subunit, translating into MKGKLILEDGSVFTGQLLNDSRATGEVVFNTSMTGYQESLTDPSYCRQILTLTYPMVGNYGIADIFMQSRKAFVGGFVIGELCELGSNWHYEESLAQFLTKQDIPCLYDVDTRAVTRKIRNAGTMKGIIVPEDASQEEIDKLMAVPIKKEVVMEVTTPEAYTIEAEKEDAPLVVAMDFGVKQNILTSLHDIGCKLQVVPADTKAEDILAMNPDGIFLSNGPGDPADVPEIVEEIKKLIGKKPIFGICLGHQLIARALGAKTYKLKFGHRGSNQPVKDLRTGKVQISSQNHGYAVEEESLKDLPLEVTHINVNDGTVEGVRHTELPLFSVQYHPEASPGPDDNLYLFDEFWTMLKGE; encoded by the coding sequence ATGAAGGGTAAATTAATCCTCGAAGACGGCAGCGTTTTCACGGGGCAGTTATTGAATGACAGCCGGGCCACCGGCGAAGTGGTGTTCAACACCAGCATGACGGGGTATCAGGAAAGCCTGACAGACCCCTCCTATTGCCGCCAGATTCTGACGCTGACCTATCCTATGGTAGGCAACTACGGTATTGCAGATATTTTCATGCAGTCCCGTAAAGCCTTTGTAGGCGGCTTCGTAATCGGCGAGCTCTGTGAACTGGGCAGCAATTGGCATTATGAAGAAAGTCTGGCCCAGTTCCTGACCAAACAGGATATTCCCTGCCTTTACGATGTGGATACCCGTGCCGTTACCCGCAAAATCCGCAACGCCGGTACCATGAAGGGGATTATCGTACCCGAGGATGCCAGCCAGGAAGAAATCGACAAGCTCATGGCAGTGCCCATCAAAAAGGAAGTGGTTATGGAAGTGACCACGCCTGAGGCCTATACCATTGAAGCAGAGAAGGAAGATGCTCCGCTGGTGGTGGCCATGGACTTCGGCGTCAAGCAGAATATCCTGACTTCCCTGCACGATATCGGCTGCAAGCTGCAGGTTGTGCCGGCAGATACGAAAGCCGAGGATATCCTGGCTATGAATCCGGACGGCATTTTCCTCTCCAACGGCCCCGGCGACCCCGCCGATGTGCCGGAAATCGTGGAGGAAATCAAGAAGCTCATCGGCAAGAAACCCATCTTCGGTATCTGCCTGGGCCATCAGCTTATTGCCCGGGCTTTGGGGGCTAAGACCTATAAGCTCAAGTTCGGTCATCGCGGTTCCAACCAGCCGGTCAAGGATCTGCGCACGGGCAAGGTACAGATTTCCTCCCAGAACCACGGCTATGCGGTGGAGGAGGAGTCCTTGAAGGATCTGCCCCTGGAAGTTACCCATATCAATGTCAACGATGGTACGGTGGAAGGCGTGCGTCATACGGAACTGCCGCTGTTCTCCGTGCAGTATCATCCGGAAGCCTCCCCGGGCCCGGACGACAATCTTTATTTATTCGACGAATTTTGGACCATGTTGAAGGGAGAATAA